Proteins encoded together in one Mycolicibacter minnesotensis window:
- a CDS encoding MlaE family ABC transporter permease, with protein sequence MVGIRTLHPQLARELNRPIETIGRIGDHTAFYGRALGGVPHAARRYRHEVIRLIAEISMGAGTLAMIGGTVVIVGFLTLAAGGTLAVQGYSSLGDIGIEALTGFLAAFINVRISAPVVAGIGLAATFGAGVTAQLGAMRINEEIDALETMGIHAVEYLVSTRIVAGMVAITPLYSIAVILSFVASKLTTVVMFGQSAGLYNHYFSTFLNPIDLMWSFLQAILMAIAVLLVHTYFGFFAAGGPSGVGVAVGTAVRTSLVVVISVTLLVSLAVYGSNGNFNLSG encoded by the coding sequence ATGGTTGGCATACGTACGCTTCACCCGCAATTGGCGCGGGAACTGAACAGACCGATCGAGACCATCGGGCGAATCGGCGACCACACCGCATTTTATGGCCGCGCCCTGGGCGGCGTTCCGCACGCCGCCAGGAGATATCGTCACGAAGTGATCCGGCTGATTGCCGAAATCAGCATGGGGGCTGGCACATTGGCGATGATCGGCGGCACCGTCGTCATCGTCGGATTCCTCACCCTGGCTGCGGGCGGCACATTGGCGGTACAGGGTTACAGCTCGCTCGGCGACATCGGCATTGAGGCCCTGACCGGGTTTCTGGCCGCTTTCATCAACGTGCGGATATCGGCGCCTGTCGTGGCCGGGATCGGCCTGGCGGCCACGTTCGGCGCCGGTGTCACTGCGCAGTTGGGCGCCATGCGGATCAATGAAGAGATCGACGCTTTGGAAACCATGGGTATCCACGCCGTCGAATATCTGGTGAGCACCCGCATCGTGGCTGGAATGGTTGCGATCACGCCCCTGTACTCGATAGCGGTCATCTTGTCCTTCGTCGCCAGCAAGCTGACGACCGTGGTGATGTTTGGGCAGTCCGCCGGCCTGTACAACCATTACTTCAGCACATTCCTTAATCCAATAGACCTGATGTGGTCGTTTCTGCAGGCGATTCTGATGGCGATCGCGGTCCTGCTCGTGCACACCTATTTCGGCTTCTTCGCCGCCGGTGGCCCTTCGGGTGTGGGCGTGGCCGTGGGAACGGCCGTTCGGACATCACTGGTCGTCGTCATCTCGGTGACGCTGTTGGTATCGCTGGCCGTCTACGGGTCCAACGGCAACTTCAACCTGTCGGGCTAG
- a CDS encoding MCE family protein: MLKYRQSSLFRLGFLGLVLMALIIMVGLQPKQLLAMATSIRYQALFAEAGGLSAGNSVKVSGVNVGTVSGVALDHGKALVTFAVESKVRLGADTTAHIGIGTLLGERVLVIEPRGTGSIGSRGVIPVTRTTSPYSLTDALGEFTSNTAATDTATINQSLDTLSATIERLAPQLAPTFDGISRLSRSLNNRNESLSSLLASAADITGILSERSQQVNRLILNANDLLAVLQDRRHAIVDLLANSSAVAQQLSGLVDDNEQELAPTLTQLNTVTQLLQRNRENLENSLKGLAKYQLTQGEAVNNGFYYYGFASNLLPGPAIQPFLDYALGFRRGVNAGQPPDNAGPRAEFPFPYNGIPGGSR; encoded by the coding sequence ATGCTGAAATACCGTCAATCGTCACTTTTCCGTTTGGGATTCCTTGGTCTGGTGCTGATGGCCCTGATCATCATGGTCGGGCTGCAGCCCAAGCAGCTTTTGGCAATGGCGACGTCGATCAGATACCAGGCGTTGTTCGCCGAGGCGGGCGGGCTGTCCGCCGGGAACAGTGTGAAAGTCTCGGGCGTCAATGTGGGCACGGTGTCCGGCGTTGCGCTCGATCACGGTAAAGCGTTGGTGACCTTCGCCGTCGAAAGCAAGGTACGCCTCGGCGCAGACACCACCGCGCACATCGGCATCGGGACCCTGCTCGGTGAGCGGGTTCTGGTCATCGAGCCGCGCGGCACCGGCAGCATCGGTTCCCGCGGCGTCATCCCGGTGACTCGGACCACCTCGCCGTACTCACTGACCGATGCGCTCGGTGAGTTCACGTCGAATACCGCTGCGACCGATACCGCCACCATCAATCAGTCGCTGGACACCCTGTCGGCGACCATCGAACGCCTCGCACCTCAGCTGGCGCCCACCTTCGACGGAATCAGCCGGCTGTCCAGGTCGCTGAATAACCGCAACGAATCGTTGAGCAGCCTGCTGGCGTCCGCCGCTGACATCACCGGGATCCTCTCGGAACGCAGTCAACAGGTGAATCGGCTCATCCTCAATGCCAACGACCTGCTCGCAGTGCTGCAGGACCGCCGGCACGCGATAGTGGACCTGCTTGCCAACTCTTCGGCAGTGGCACAACAGTTGTCCGGACTCGTCGACGACAACGAGCAGGAATTGGCTCCCACACTCACCCAGCTCAACACGGTCACGCAGCTGCTGCAACGTAACCGGGAGAATCTGGAGAATTCCCTCAAGGGCCTGGCCAAGTACCAGCTGACCCAGGGTGAGGCCGTCAACAACGGCTTCTACTACTACGGGTTCGCCTCCAACCTGCTGCCCGGCCCGGCGATCCAGCCGTTCCTCGACTACGCACTCGGATTCCGGCGCGGTGTCAATGCCGGACAACCGCCCGACAACGCCGGACCGCGCGCTGAATTCCCCTTCCCCTACAACGGAATTCCCGGAGGATCCCGATGA
- a CDS encoding MlaE family ABC transporter permease, translating into MVNSAQDRWSSGLRALGSGGTGTMQAVGGLLAMSADAVKFLFRRPFQGRELLDQAWFVARVSLMPTVLVAIPFTVLVSFTLNILLRELGAADLSGAGAAFGAVTQVGPMVTVLIVAGAGATAMCADLGSRTIREEIDAMEVLGINPVQRLVTPRMLASGVVALLLNSLVVIIGILGGYTFSIFIQGVNPGAFAAGITLLTGVPEVIISCVKAALFGLIAGLVACYRGLTISGGGAKAVGNAVNETVVYAFMALFVVNVVVTAIGIQMTSD; encoded by the coding sequence ATGGTGAACAGTGCCCAAGACCGCTGGTCTTCAGGACTACGGGCGCTCGGATCCGGCGGAACCGGAACCATGCAGGCGGTCGGCGGTCTGCTCGCCATGTCGGCCGACGCGGTCAAGTTCTTGTTCCGTAGGCCGTTCCAGGGCAGGGAACTGCTGGATCAGGCCTGGTTCGTGGCCCGCGTGTCGCTGATGCCCACGGTGCTGGTCGCCATTCCGTTCACTGTCCTGGTCAGCTTCACACTGAACATCCTGCTGCGAGAGCTGGGCGCGGCGGATCTCTCCGGTGCCGGAGCGGCATTCGGGGCGGTAACCCAGGTCGGGCCCATGGTGACGGTGCTGATCGTGGCCGGCGCCGGCGCCACCGCGATGTGTGCTGATCTGGGATCACGCACCATCCGTGAAGAGATCGATGCCATGGAGGTGCTCGGCATCAACCCCGTTCAGCGCTTGGTGACGCCGCGAATGCTGGCATCGGGTGTGGTGGCCCTGCTGCTCAACAGCCTCGTCGTCATCATCGGAATCCTGGGGGGCTACACCTTCTCGATCTTCATCCAGGGCGTCAATCCCGGCGCATTCGCCGCAGGCATCACATTGCTCACCGGTGTTCCCGAAGTGATCATCTCGTGTGTGAAGGCGGCACTGTTCGGCCTGATCGCCGGTCTGGTGGCCTGTTACCGCGGTCTGACGATCAGCGGTGGCGGAGCCAAGGCGGTGGGTAACGCCGTCAACGAGACGGTGGTGTACGCCTTCATGGCGCTGTTCGTGGTCAACGTGGTGGTTACGGCCATCGGCATCCAGATGACATCGGACTAG
- a CDS encoding MCE family protein → MNGLGKTAVKLGAFGLTMVMLTAVLFAIFSQYRSGSTNTYSAVFQDASSLKAGSSVRVAGIRVGTVRKIALQPDNTVLVAFDADNGVRLTESTKVAVRYLNLVGDRYLELIDNPGSTRIQPPGTRFGVDQTEPALNLDLLLGGLKPVISGLNPDDVNALTNSLIQVFQGQGGDLESLFARTSSFTNALADNGSTVEQLIENLNETLAVLSRDGKKFSGAVDGLERLVSGLAEERDPIGRAITALDNGTASLAGLLTRARPPLSGTVDQLTRLAPLLANETDLARLDLTLQKTPQNYRKLVRLGSYGSWLNLYICGVTIRVTDLQGRTAHFPWVVQNTGRCGEP, encoded by the coding sequence ATGAACGGGCTCGGGAAGACGGCGGTCAAGCTCGGTGCGTTCGGTCTGACCATGGTTATGCTCACCGCGGTGCTGTTCGCGATCTTCAGCCAGTACCGGTCGGGCTCCACCAACACCTATTCGGCGGTATTCCAGGATGCCTCCAGCCTCAAGGCCGGTAGCTCGGTGCGCGTCGCGGGAATTCGTGTTGGAACCGTCCGCAAGATCGCGTTGCAGCCGGACAACACCGTGCTTGTCGCCTTCGATGCCGACAACGGTGTCCGGCTGACCGAGAGCACCAAGGTTGCCGTGCGCTACCTCAACCTGGTCGGCGACCGCTACCTGGAGCTCATCGACAACCCGGGATCGACCAGAATCCAGCCGCCGGGAACCCGCTTCGGAGTCGACCAGACCGAGCCGGCCCTGAATCTCGACCTGCTGCTCGGGGGGCTCAAGCCGGTCATCTCCGGCCTCAATCCTGACGATGTCAACGCGCTAACCAACTCCTTGATCCAGGTCTTTCAGGGTCAGGGCGGGGATCTGGAGTCGTTGTTCGCCAGAACTTCGTCGTTCACCAATGCGTTGGCCGACAACGGGTCCACCGTGGAGCAGCTGATCGAAAACCTCAACGAGACGCTCGCGGTACTGAGCAGGGACGGCAAGAAGTTCTCTGGCGCGGTGGACGGCCTCGAGCGGCTGGTGAGCGGACTGGCGGAGGAACGCGATCCGATCGGTAGGGCGATCACCGCGCTCGACAACGGGACGGCCTCGTTGGCGGGACTGTTGACCCGGGCACGCCCGCCGCTGTCGGGAACGGTGGATCAACTGACTCGCCTGGCGCCCCTGCTGGCGAACGAAACCGACTTGGCCAGACTCGACTTGACGCTCCAGAAGACACCCCAGAACTACCGCAAACTGGTGCGGCTCGGTTCCTACGGCAGCTGGCTGAATCTCTACATCTGCGGTGTCACAATCCGGGTGACCGATCTGCAGGGCCGCACTGCTCACTTCCCGTGGGTTGTTCAGAACACCGGAAGGTGCGGCGAACCCTGA
- a CDS encoding MCE family protein, protein MAMTPKTTRTLLGLATVSVAVATVALALGFFRGSFTRTVPVTVLSQRAGLVMDAGAKVKLHGAQVGSVQSLEQLPDGRAALHLAMDPSYMQVIPANVHVGITSSTVFGSKFVDLVPPADPSTHSLQTGQVLDADHVTVEINSVFERLSRVLQKIEPTKLNETLGALATALDGRGDRIGQMMTDLDQFLTRIDPSLPAMERELSVAPAVVNAYADAAPDLTKAAAAATRISETLVSEQNSLDTLLISVIGLADTGNDVVGTNRQAITDVMHLLAPTTDLTNQYHEALTCGLGGAVELAKAPGTPVPGGLLLQTVVLGQERYRYPQNLPKVAATGGPQCTDLPKVGFQKRPPFVITDVNANPAQYGNEGILLNSDGLKQALYGPIDGPPRNSAQIGQPG, encoded by the coding sequence ATGGCGATGACTCCAAAGACAACACGCACCCTGCTGGGGCTGGCCACCGTGTCGGTGGCCGTAGCCACCGTCGCGCTGGCCCTGGGATTCTTCCGGGGCAGTTTCACCCGGACCGTGCCTGTCACAGTCCTGTCACAGCGTGCCGGTCTGGTGATGGATGCCGGCGCAAAGGTGAAACTACATGGGGCGCAAGTTGGTTCGGTGCAGTCCCTAGAGCAGCTTCCCGACGGACGCGCCGCATTGCACCTCGCCATGGATCCGTCGTACATGCAGGTCATCCCCGCAAACGTCCATGTCGGCATCACCTCATCGACAGTGTTCGGGTCGAAGTTCGTTGACTTGGTTCCGCCAGCCGATCCGTCGACGCACTCCTTGCAGACCGGCCAGGTGCTCGACGCCGACCACGTCACGGTCGAAATCAACTCGGTCTTTGAGCGGCTGTCGAGGGTGTTGCAGAAGATAGAACCCACCAAGCTCAACGAGACGCTGGGGGCGCTTGCCACCGCCTTGGACGGGCGCGGCGACCGGATCGGTCAAATGATGACCGATCTCGACCAGTTCCTGACGCGCATCGATCCGAGCCTGCCCGCAATGGAGCGTGAACTTTCCGTCGCGCCTGCCGTGGTCAACGCCTACGCCGACGCGGCACCTGATCTGACCAAAGCGGCTGCTGCGGCGACTCGGATCAGCGAGACGCTCGTCAGCGAACAGAACAGTCTCGACACGCTGCTGATCAGCGTGATCGGCCTGGCCGACACTGGCAATGACGTCGTGGGCACCAACCGTCAGGCCATCACCGATGTCATGCATCTGCTCGCCCCGACCACCGACCTGACCAACCAATACCACGAGGCCCTGACCTGTGGTTTGGGTGGAGCCGTCGAACTGGCCAAGGCGCCGGGCACGCCGGTCCCCGGCGGGCTGCTCCTGCAGACGGTGGTGCTGGGGCAAGAGCGCTACCGGTACCCGCAGAACCTGCCCAAGGTCGCCGCTACCGGCGGACCGCAGTGCACCGACCTGCCGAAGGTCGGATTCCAGAAACGGCCACCGTTTGTGATCACCGATGTCAACGCCAACCCGGCGCAGTACGGCAATGAGGGGATCCTGCTGAACTCCGACGGACTCAAGCAGGCGCTGTACGGGCCAATCGACGGTCCGCCGCGCAACAGTGCTCAGATCGGTCAGCCAGGATGA
- a CDS encoding SDR family NAD(P)-dependent oxidoreductase: MPLPTEPSRGLSRYVDRRVLITGGGSGIGQACLLRILAEGGQVVAADISADGLRDTVAKAGDLADRLSTVQMDISDEQSVRAGVAQALELLGGLDTLVNAAGILRSSHLAQTTLSDFEQVIRINLIGTFLVTREAIAALHEGKGPSVVNFSSTSAHFAHPYMAAYAASKGGVLSMTHAWAMEFARAGIRFNSVQPGSIASGMTDGSGLSRQSVGPGLPEDADFTLFGKVAPMLPLDGRAIFASPDAVAGVVAMLGSDDAHFITGTEVRIDGGSHM, encoded by the coding sequence GTGCCACTGCCCACCGAACCCTCCCGCGGTCTCTCGCGCTACGTCGACCGGCGAGTACTGATCACCGGCGGAGGATCCGGCATCGGCCAGGCCTGCTTACTTCGGATTCTTGCCGAGGGGGGCCAGGTTGTAGCAGCGGACATCAGCGCCGACGGTTTGCGCGACACGGTCGCCAAAGCCGGCGACCTCGCAGACCGCCTGTCAACGGTGCAGATGGACATCAGTGACGAGCAGTCAGTTCGCGCAGGCGTGGCCCAAGCGCTCGAGCTGCTGGGAGGCTTGGACACGCTGGTCAACGCCGCCGGAATCCTTCGCTCCTCACATCTGGCCCAGACCACCCTGTCCGACTTCGAGCAAGTGATCCGTATCAACCTGATCGGCACCTTCCTGGTGACGCGGGAGGCCATCGCCGCGCTGCATGAAGGCAAGGGGCCATCGGTGGTGAACTTCAGCTCGACCTCCGCCCACTTCGCCCACCCGTACATGGCCGCTTACGCGGCATCCAAGGGCGGCGTGCTGTCAATGACCCACGCCTGGGCGATGGAGTTCGCGCGAGCGGGCATCCGGTTCAATTCCGTGCAACCCGGCTCGATCGCGTCGGGGATGACCGACGGCTCGGGCCTGTCGCGTCAAAGCGTCGGACCCGGTCTACCCGAGGACGCCGATTTCACGCTGTTCGGCAAGGTCGCGCCGATGTTGCCACTTGACGGCAGGGCGATCTTCGCCAGCCCCGACGCCGTAGCGGGTGTGGTGGCCATGCTGGGAAGCGACGATGCCCACTTCATCACCGGTACCGAGGTTCGGATCGACGGCGGCTCCCACATGTAG